One genomic window of Saccopteryx bilineata isolate mSacBil1 chromosome 4, mSacBil1_pri_phased_curated, whole genome shotgun sequence includes the following:
- the SGF29 gene encoding SAGA-associated factor 29 isoform X1 → MALVSADSRIAELLTELHQLIKQTQEERSRSEHNLVNIQKTHERMQTENKRSDSGVQDAAPQTGSRPSPTPLSPCAYSVVSPYYRTKLRGLYTTAKADAEAECNILRKALDKIAEIKSLLEERRIAAKIAGLYNDSEPPRKTMRRGVLMTLLQQSAMTLPLWIGKPGDKPPPLCGAIPASGDYVAKPGDKVAARVKAVDGDEQWILAEVVSYSHATNKYEVDDIDEEGKERHTLSRRRIIPLPQWKANPETDPEALFQKEQLVLALYPQTTCFYRALIHTPPQRPQDDYSVLFEDTSYADGYSPPLNVAQRYVVACKEPKKK, encoded by the exons ATGGCCCTCGTGTCTGCTGATTCTCGCATTGCAGAGCTTCTCACAGAGCTCCACCAGCTGATCAAACAAACTCAG gaggagcggTCGCGGAGCGAGCACAACCTGGTGAACATCCAGAAGACGCATGAGCGGATGCAGACCGAGAACAAGA GGTCTGATTCCGGTGTACAGGACGCAGCGCCCCAAACTGGCAGCCGCCCCTCGcccacacctctctctccctgtgcttACTCTGTAGTCTCTCCCTACTACCGGACAAAGCTGCGCGGCCTCTACACCACCGCTAAAGCCGACGCAGAGGCCGAGTGCAA CATCCTCCGGAAAGCTCTAGATAAGATTGCGGAAATCAAGTCCCTGTTGGAAGAGAGGCGGATCG CGGCCAAGATCGCAGGCCTGTACAATGACTCGGAGCCCCCTCGGAAGACCATGCGCAGGGGCGTGCTGATGACTCTGCTGCAGCAGTCGGCCATGACCCTGCCGCTGTGGATCGGGAAGCCTGGTGACAA GCCGCCTCCCCTCTGTGGGGCCATTCCTGCCTCTGGGGACTACGTGGCCAAACCTGGAGACAAGGTGGCTGCCCGGGTCAAGGCCGTGGATGGGGACGAGCAGTGGATTCTAGCCGAGGTGGTCAGTTATAGCCATGCCACCAACAA GTATGAAGTAGATGACATTGATGAAGAGGGCAAAGA GAGACACACTCTGAGCCGGCGACGCATCATCCCGCTGCCCCAGTGGAAGGCCAACCCTGAGACGGACCCGGAAGCCCTGTTTCAGAAGGAGCAGCTTGTGCTGGCCCTGTATCCCCAGACCACCTGCTTCTACCGCGCCCTGATCCACACGCCCCCGCAGCGG CCCCAGGATGACTATTCAGTCCTGTTTGAAGACACTTCCTATGCAGATGgttactcccctcccctcaatGTGGCCCAGAGGTACGTGGTGGCTTGTAAGGAGCCCAAGAAAAAGTGA
- the SGF29 gene encoding SAGA-associated factor 29 isoform X2, whose protein sequence is MALVSADSRIAELLTELHQLIKQTQEERSRSEHNLVNIQKTHERMQTENKISPYYRTKLRGLYTTAKADAEAECNILRKALDKIAEIKSLLEERRIAAKIAGLYNDSEPPRKTMRRGVLMTLLQQSAMTLPLWIGKPGDKPPPLCGAIPASGDYVAKPGDKVAARVKAVDGDEQWILAEVVSYSHATNKYEVDDIDEEGKERHTLSRRRIIPLPQWKANPETDPEALFQKEQLVLALYPQTTCFYRALIHTPPQRPQDDYSVLFEDTSYADGYSPPLNVAQRYVVACKEPKKK, encoded by the exons ATGGCCCTCGTGTCTGCTGATTCTCGCATTGCAGAGCTTCTCACAGAGCTCCACCAGCTGATCAAACAAACTCAG gaggagcggTCGCGGAGCGAGCACAACCTGGTGAACATCCAGAAGACGCATGAGCGGATGCAGACCGAGAACAAGA TCTCTCCCTACTACCGGACAAAGCTGCGCGGCCTCTACACCACCGCTAAAGCCGACGCAGAGGCCGAGTGCAA CATCCTCCGGAAAGCTCTAGATAAGATTGCGGAAATCAAGTCCCTGTTGGAAGAGAGGCGGATCG CGGCCAAGATCGCAGGCCTGTACAATGACTCGGAGCCCCCTCGGAAGACCATGCGCAGGGGCGTGCTGATGACTCTGCTGCAGCAGTCGGCCATGACCCTGCCGCTGTGGATCGGGAAGCCTGGTGACAA GCCGCCTCCCCTCTGTGGGGCCATTCCTGCCTCTGGGGACTACGTGGCCAAACCTGGAGACAAGGTGGCTGCCCGGGTCAAGGCCGTGGATGGGGACGAGCAGTGGATTCTAGCCGAGGTGGTCAGTTATAGCCATGCCACCAACAA GTATGAAGTAGATGACATTGATGAAGAGGGCAAAGA GAGACACACTCTGAGCCGGCGACGCATCATCCCGCTGCCCCAGTGGAAGGCCAACCCTGAGACGGACCCGGAAGCCCTGTTTCAGAAGGAGCAGCTTGTGCTGGCCCTGTATCCCCAGACCACCTGCTTCTACCGCGCCCTGATCCACACGCCCCCGCAGCGG CCCCAGGATGACTATTCAGTCCTGTTTGAAGACACTTCCTATGCAGATGgttactcccctcccctcaatGTGGCCCAGAGGTACGTGGTGGCTTGTAAGGAGCCCAAGAAAAAGTGA
- the LOC136334823 gene encoding sulfotransferase 1A1-like: protein MELVRGDYRPPLEYVKGIPIIKYFAESLGPLQSWQPRPDDLLISTYPKSGTTWVSEILDMIYHGGDLEKCHRDSILTRVPFIEFKVPGCPTGLEVLEDTPPPRLLKTHLPLALLPKGLLDQKVKVVYVARNAKDVAVSFYHFYRMAKVHPDPGTWESFLDKFMAGEVSYGSWYQHVQEWWELGRTHPVLYLFYEDIQENPKREIQKILEFVGRPLSEETVDHIVQHTSFKEMKKNPMANYTTLPVEVMDHSVSAFMRKGVTGDWKNVFTVAQNERFDAHYAKKMAGCNLNFRSEL, encoded by the exons ATGGAGCTGGTCCGAGGTGACTACCGCCCGCCACTGGAATATGTGAAAGGAATCCCTATCATCAAGTACTTTGCAGAGTCTTTGGGGCCACTGCAGAGCTGGCAACCCAGGCCCGACGACCTGCTCATCAGCACATACCCCAAATCCG GCACCACCTGGGTGAGTGAGATCCTGGACATGATCTACCACGGTGGGGACCTGGAGAAGTGTCACAGAGACTCCATCCTCACCCGGGTGCCGTTCATTGAGTTCAAGGTTCCAGGGTGCCCCACAG GTCTTGAGGTTCTGGAAGACACCCCACCCCCACGGCTCCTCAAGACACACTTGCCCCTGGCTCTGCTCCCCAAGGGCCTGCTGGATCAGAAGGTCAAG GTGGTCTATGTTGCCCGCAATGCAAAGGATGTGGCTGTCTCCTTTTACCACTTCTACCGCATGGCCAAGGTGCACCCTGACCCTGGCACCTGGGAAAGCTTCCTGGACAAGTTCATGGCTGGGGAAG TGTCCTACGGGTCCTGGTACCAGCATGTGCAGGAGTGGTGGGAGCTGGGCCGCACCCACCCTGTTCTCTACCTCTTCTACGAGGACATACAGGAG AATCCCAAAAGGGAGATTCAGAAGATTCTGGAGTTTGTGGGACGCCCCCTGTCAGAGGAAACCGTGGACCACATTGTGCAGCACACGTCATTCAAAGAGATGAAGAAGAACCCCATGGCCAACTACACCACCCTGCCCGTGGAAGTCATGGACCACAGCGTCTCTGCCTTCATGAGGAAAG GTGTCACAGGGGACTGGAAAAACGTCTTCACAGTGGCCCAGAATGAGCGCTTTGATGCCCACTATGCCAAGAAGATGGCAGGCTGCAACCTCAACTTCCGCTCAGAGCTGTGA
- the SLX1A gene encoding structure-specific endonuclease subunit SLX1: MGPAGGATRPGRFFGVYLLYCLNPRHRGRVYVGFTVNPARRVQQHNGGRKKGGAWRTSGRGPWEMVLIVHGFPSAVAALRFEWAWQHPQASRRLAHVAPRLRSEATFDFHLRVLAHMLRAPPWARLPLTLRWLRADFRRELCPPPPPHVPLAFGPLPPPVLASKRPADSFADIESQPAQDAEAPCTLCAHALQDEEGPLCCPHPGCSLRAHMICLAEEFLQKEPGQLLPLEGQCPGCKSSLLWGDLIWLCRMGAQEEEEDLESDEEHWTDMLEI; the protein is encoded by the exons ATGGGCCCCGCGGGAGGCGCGACAAGGCCCGGGCGCTTCTTCGGTGTTTACCTGCTCTATTGCCTGAACCCTCGGCACCGTGGCCGCGTCTACGTGGGGTTCACGGTCAACCCCGCTCGTCGGGTCCAGCAGCACAACGGGGGCCGCAAAAAAGGCGGGGCCTGGCGAACCAGCGGGCGCGGGCCCTG GGAGATGGTGCTCATCGTGCATGGCTTCCCTTCTGCCGTGGCCGCCCTTCGG TTCGAGTGGGCTTGGCAGCACCCGCAAGCATCGCGCCGCCTGGCCCACGTGGCTCCACGCCTGCGCAGCGAGGCCACCTTCGATTTCCACCTGCGCGTGCTGGCCCACATGCTGCGCGCGCCGCCCTGGGCACGCCTCCCGCTCACTCTTCGCTGGCTGCGCGCCGACTTCCGTCGTGAGCTCTgcccgccgccgccaccgcaCGTGCCGCTGGCCTTCGGGCCTCTGCCACCCCCGGTATTGGCCTCCAAGCGCCCGGCCGATTCCTTTGCTGACATCGAGTCCCAACCAGCCCAGGACGCTGAGGCCCCCTGCACCCTGTGCGCTCACGCGCTCCAG GATGAAGAAGGCCCCCTGTGTTGCCCCCACCCTGGCTGCTCCCTAAGGGCCCACATGATCTGCCTGGCAGAGGAGTTCCTGCAGAAGGAGCCAGGGCAGCTTCTGCCCCTGGAGGGCCAGTGCCCTGG CTGTAAGAGCTCACTGCTGTGGGGAGACCTGATCTGGCTGTGCCGGATGGGCgcccaggaggaagaggaggacttGGAATCAGACGAG GAACACTGGACGGACATGCTGGAGATCTGA
- the BOLA2B gene encoding LOW QUALITY PROTEIN: bolA-like protein 2 (The sequence of the model RefSeq protein was modified relative to this genomic sequence to represent the inferred CDS: inserted 1 base in 1 codon) — MQTLIGWLTVSAKTQDRKLGLREGGSAGFTDALVRAEVEASAEVAPGRVEXSVTGVSAGVLPSLGCCPRWAAAMELSADYLREKLQRDLEAEHVEVEDTTPNRCASSFRVLVVSAKFKGKPLLQRHRLVNACLAEELPRIHAFEQKTLTPEQWAGEQQK, encoded by the exons ATGCAGACTCTGATTGGCTGGCTGACTGTAAGCGCGAAAACCCAAGACAGAAAACTGGGCTTGCGTGAGGGCGGAAGTGCCGGGTTTACGGACGCCTTAGTAAGGGCGGAAGTGGAGGCCTCAGCGGAAGTGGCACCAGGAAGGGTGG GTAGTGTGACCGGTGTCTCAGCTGGGGTTCTGCCCTCGCTGGGCTGCTGCCCCCGCTGGGCTGCCGCCATGGAACTCAGCGCGGACTACCTCCGGGAGAAGCTGCAGCGAGACCTGGAGGCAGAGCACGTG GAAGTGGAGGACACGACTCCCAACCGTTGCGCGTCCAGTTTCCGAGTCCTGGTGGTGTCGGCCAAGTTCAAGGGGAAGCCGCTGCTTCAGAGACACCG GCTGGTGAACGCGTGCCTAGCAGAAGAGCTTCCGCGTATTCATGCCTTTGAGCAGAAAACCCTGACCCCAGAGCAGTGGGCCGGTGAGCAGCAGAAATAA
- the CORO1A gene encoding coronin-1A: MSRQVVRSSKFRHVFGQPAKADQCYEDVRVSQTTWDSGFCAVNPKFVALICEASGGGAFLVLPLGKTGRVDKNVPMVCGHTAPVLDIAWCPHNDNVIASGSEDCTVMVWEVPDGGLTLPLREPVVTLEGHTKRVGIVVWHPTAQNVLLSAGCDNVILVWDVGTGAAVLTLGADVHPDTIYSVDWSRDGALICTSCRDKRVRIIEPRKGTIVAEKDRPHEGTRPVRAVFVSDGKILTTGFSRMSERQVALWDMKHLEEPLSLQELDTSSGVLLPFFDPDTNIVYLCGKGDSSIRYFEITSEAPFLHYLSMFSSKESQRGMGYMPKRGLEVNKCEIARFYKLHERRCEPIAMTVPRKSDLFQEDLYPPTAGPDAALTAEEWLGGRNAGPLLISLKDGYVPPKSRELRVNRGLDTGRRRTAPEASGAASSDAILRLEEEMRKLQATVQELQKRLERLEETVQAK; encoded by the exons atgAGCCGGCAGGTCGTTCGCTCCAGCAAGTTCCGCCACGTGTTTGGACAGCCAGCCAAGGCCGATCAATGCTATGAGGATGTCCGCGTCTCACAGACCACCTGGGACAGTGGCTTCTGCGCTGTCAACCCCAAGTTTGTGGCCCTGATCTGTGAGGCCAGCGGGGGAGGGGCCTTCCTGGTGCTGCCCCTGGGCAAG ACTGGACGTGTGGACAAGAACGTGCCCATGGTCTGTGGTCACACAGCCCCTGTGCTGGACATTGCCTGGTGCCCGCACAACGATAATGTCATTGCCAGTGGCTCCGAGGATTGCACAGTCATG GTATGGGAGGTCCCTGACGGGGGCTTGACGCTGCCCCTGAGGGAGCCTGTCGTCACCCTGGAGGGCCACACCAAGCGTGTGGGCATCGTGGTCTGGCACCCCACGGCCCAGAATGTGCTGCTCAGTGCAG GTTGTGACAACGTGATCCTGGTGTGGGATGTGGGCACTGGGGCGGCCGTGCTGACGCTGGGCGCGGATGTGCACCCGGACACAATCTACAGCGTGGACTGGAGCCGGGACGGCGCCCTCATCTGCACCTCCTGCCGCGACAAGCGTGTGCGAATCATCGAGCCCCGTAAAGGCACTATTGTAGCT GAGAAGGACCGTCCTCATGAGGGGACCCGGCCTGTGCGCGCTGTGTTTGTATCTGATGGGAAGATCCTGACCACGGGCTTCAGCCGCATGAGCGAGAGGCAGGTGGCGCTCTGGGACATG AAGCACCTGGAGGAACCACTGTCTCTGCAGGAGCTGGACACGAGCAGCGGCGTCCTGCTGCCCTTCTTTGACCCTGACACCAACATTGTCTACCTTTGTGGCAAG GGTGACAGCTCCATCCGGTACTTTGAGATTACTTCGGAGGCCCCCTTTCTGCACTATCTCTCCATGTTCAGTTCCAAGGAGTCCCAGCGGGGCATGGGCTACATGCCCAAACGTGGCCTGGAGGTGAACAAGTGTGAGATTGCCAG ATTCTACAAGCTGCATGAGCGAAGGTGCGAGCCCATTGCCATGACAGTGCCTAGAAAG TCGGACCTGTTCCAGGAAGACCTGTACCCACCCACTGCAGGGCCGGATGCCGCCCTTACAGCTGAGGAGTGGCTGGGGGGTCGGAATGCTGGGCCCCTCCTCATTTCCCTCAAGGATGGCTATGTGCCCCCCAAGAGCCGGGAGCTGAGGGTCAACCGGGGCCTGGACACTGGGCGCAGGAGGACAGCACCAGAGGCCAGTGGCGCTGCCAGCTCG GATGCCATACTCCGGCTGGAGGAGGAGATGCGGAAGCTCCAGGCCACGGTGCAGGAGCTACAGAAGCGCTTGGAGAGGCTGGAGGAGACCGTCCAGGCCAAGTAG